From a single Brassica rapa cultivar Chiifu-401-42 chromosome A01, CAAS_Brap_v3.01, whole genome shotgun sequence genomic region:
- the LOC103867840 gene encoding uncharacterized protein LOC103867840 has protein sequence MSEIKARRVLLLSIIFLFFFSETLLLCSANEHGSRNLAVVMRKQIRNRGPRNSTSAASTMMLPSSFHIGAASSFLLALLL, from the coding sequence ATGAGCGAGATCAAAGCCAGACGCGTACTCCTCCTTTCTATCAtattcctcttcttcttctccgagaCTCTTCTGTTGTGTTCAGCTAACGAGCATGGCTCAAGGAATCTTGCAGTGGTCATGAGAAAACAGATAAGAAACAGAGGGCCTCGCAACTCAACATCCGCAGCTTCAACTATGATGTTGCCAAGCTCCTTTCATATTGGTGCTGCTTCTTCTTTCCTCCTCGCTCTCCTTTTATAA
- the LOC103867833 gene encoding uncharacterized protein LOC103867833 has product MGEIKARRVILLSIMFLIFFSHTLLLCSADEHGSRNLAVVKRKRVKYRGSRSRNSTSSASTMTFLNSFHIGAASSFVLALLL; this is encoded by the coding sequence ATGGGTGAGATCAAAGCTAGACGCGTTATCCTCCTCTCTATCATgttcctcatcttcttctcccataCTCTTCTTTTGTGTTCAGCTGACGAGCATGGCTCAAGGAACCTTGCAGTGGTCAAGAGAAAACGGGTGAAATATAGAGGGTCTCGCTCACGCAACTCAACATCCTCAGCTTCAACTATGACGTTCCTAAACTCCTTCCATATTGGCGCTGCTTCCTCTTTTGTCCTCGCTCTCCTTTTATAG
- the LOC103868765 gene encoding uncharacterized protein LOC103868765, translated as MLKVSSFSKKHGIEELDMKEDFLDTRRRRKKTGVTNEHHYKVNCLYAILDLQLQEFNDRFNEVNTELLICAASLSPIDLFSQFDHSKLMRLSTFYPSDFSQGECISLDQQLDVYIDNIRSDERFTHLEDLGELARTLVETRKHLSFPLVYRLLKLILILPVVTATVERSFSAMKIVKTDRRNRIGDQFLNDCLICFIEKDVFEKITNVTVRKRFQDMKDRRVLL; from the coding sequence ATGCTTAAAGTTTCTTCTTTCTCTAAGAAGCATGGTATTGAAGAGCTTGATATGAAGGAAGATTTCCTTGACACAAGGAGGCGAAGGAAAAAAACAGGAGTGACAAATGAACATCACTATAAGGTTAATTGCTTATATGCAATTTTGGATTTGCAGCTTCAAGAATTCAACGACCGCTTTAATGAGGTGAACACTGAACTACTTATTTGTGCTGCTTCATTATCTCCCATCGATTTGTTCTCTCAGTTTGACCATTCAAAACTGATGAGATTATCGACTTTCTACCCATCTGACTTTAGTCAGGGAGAGTGCATATCTCTTGATCAACAGTTAGATGTCTATATTGATAACATTCGAAGTGATGAAAGGTTTACTCATTTAGAAGATCTTGGAGAACTTGCTCGTACTTTGGTGGAAACACGGAAACATTTGTCATTCCCTTTGGTTTATAGGCTTCTGaagttgattttgattttgccGGTTGTCACTGCAACTGTTGAGAGAAGTTTTTCAGCCATGAAGATCGTGAAGACAGATCGACGAAATCGGATTGGAGATCAGTTTCTGAATGATTGCTTAATTTGTTTTATCGAGAAAGatgtatttgaaaaaataacGAATGTGACTGTGAGGAAAAGATTTCAGGATATGAAAGATCGCAGAGtgcttttataa
- the LOC117131781 gene encoding zinc finger MYM-type protein 1-like produces the protein MEKFLINLKRKAPSSPPPSSPPPSSSQSDLDDLDNLPWDPADRKRISEYNANQKNEVIRKYLMRGPCQPRGHIFKQSMKGGVLRRFNPAWFDQFPNWLEYSVKKDAAFCLYCYLFRDNAGKGGRNDAWTIDGFSSWNKAKNISEHVGAVNSFHNNAAMKCENLMKQGQSIKHAFHKQDDITKNEYRIRLNASIDASRFLLRQGLPFRGHEEKDETANNGNFVELLKYTAEQNEDVSKVVLRNAPGNNQMTSPKIQKDIVQCFAEELIKSIIDEIDHDVFGLLVDESADVSYKEQMAVVFRYVDKSGIVKERFISLTHVSDTSSSSLKSAIDSLFAKYGLSITKVRGQGYDGASNMKGEFNGLRSLISKESTSAYYVHCFAHQLQLVVVAVAKKHFDVGNFFDMISLLLNVVGASCKRKDAFRENHKETIEKEVNDGERKTGKGLNQDVSVQRPGMTCWGSHYRTLLRVVECFSSIVKVLACVEKDGAYDSKRRQAYGLLSYVDSFDFVFYLQVMVHLLGVTNSLSLALQNRDQDILNAMSLVASTKRQLQKF, from the coding sequence ATGGAgaaatttttgataaatttgaaaagaaaagctCCATCATCACCTCCTCCATCATCACCTCCCCCATCATCATCTCAGAGTGATTTAGATGATCTAGATAATTTACCATGGGATCCTGCTGATCGGAAAAGAATATCAGAATATAATGCGAATCAAAAGAATGAGGTAATCAGAAAATATTTGATGAGAGGTCCTTGTCAACCTCGTGGTCATATTTTCAAACAATCAATGAAAGGAGGCGTGCTAAGACGCTTTAATCCTGCTTGGTTTGATCAGTTTCCAAATTGGTTAGAATACAGTGTGAAGAAAGATGCAGCTTTTTGTCTATATTGTTACTTGTTCAGAGACAATGCTGGTAAAGGTGGAAGAAATGATGCATGGACCATTGACGGTTTTTCTAGCTGGAATAAAGCTAAAAATATTTCAGAGCATGTAGGAGCTGTTAACAGTTTTCACAACAATGCAGCAATGAAGTGTGAAAACTTGATGAAGCAAGGTCAGTCTATCAAGCATGCTTTTCATAAACAAGATGATATCACGAAAAATGAGTATCGCATTCGATTAAATGCTTCTATTGATGCTTCAAGATTCTTGTTGCGCCAAGGGTTACCTTTTCGTGGGCATGAAGAGAAAGACGAAACTGCTAATAATGGTAACTTTGTTGAACTCTTGAAATACACTGCCGAGCAAAATGAAGATGTGAGTAAGGTTGTTTTAAGAAATGCTCCTGGAAACAATCAGATGACTTCTCCAAAGATTCAGAAAGATATTGTCCAGTGTTTTGCAGAAGAGCTAATCAAAAGCATTATTGATGAAATTGATCATGATGTATTTGGTTTGTTGGTGGATGAGTCTGCTGATGTTTCTTATAAAGAACAAATGGCAGTTGTGTTTCGGTATGTGGACAAGAGTGGGATAGTCAAAGAGAGATTTATAAGTCTTACTCATGTAAGTGATACATCTTCATCATCTTTGAAATCTGCAATTGATTCTTTGTTTGCTAAGTATGGATTAAGCATTACAAAGGTGAGAGGGCAAGGTTATGATGGTGCAAGTAACATGAAGGGTGAGTTCAATGGGCTAAGGTCATTAATCTCAAAGGAAAGCACATCAGCATATTATGTTCATTGCTTTGCTCATCAGCTTCAGTTAGTTGTTGTGGCAGTTGCCAAAAAGCATTTTGATGTTGGAAACTTCTTTGATATGATTTCTCTGCTACTGAATGTGGTGGGAGCTTCATGTAAGAGGAAAGATGCGTTCAGAGAGAATCACAAAGAAACGATTGAGAAAGAAGTTAATGATGGAGAACGCAAAACTGGAAAAGGGTTAAATCAAGATGTTTCTGTTCAAAGACCAGGGATGACTTGTTGGGGCTCTCACTATAGAACTTTGCTGCGTGTGGTTGAGTGTTTTTCTTCTATCGTTAAAGTGCTTGCATGTGTTGAGAAGGATGGCGCATATGACTCAAAAAGACGTCAAGCATATGGTCTCCTCAGTTATGTGGATAGCTTTGATTTTGTGTTCTATTTGCAAGTGATGGTTCACCTTTTAGGAGTCACAAATAGTTTGTCATTGGCCCTTCAAAACAGAGATCAAGATATTTTGAACGCAATGTCCTTAGTAGCATCAACGAAAAGACAGTTGCAGAAGTTTTGA
- the LOC103867853 gene encoding UPF0057 membrane protein At2g24040 produces the protein MANGCEICCEIMIAILLPPLGVCLRHGCCTTEFMICLILTLLGYIPGIIYALYAIVYVDRDQFFDEYRRPLFYAHSP, from the exons ATGGCGAACGGGTGCGAGATTTGCTGTGAAATAATGATCGCCATACTCCTCCCTCCACTCGGAGTTTGTCTAAGGCATGGATGTTGCACT ACAGAGTTCATGATATGTCTGATCCTGACGCTTCTGGGATACATACCGGGGATCATCTACGCACTCTATGCAATCGTCTACGTTGATCGTGATCAGTTCTTCGACGAGTACCGTCGTCCACTCTTCTACGCCCACTCACCTTGA